The following coding sequences lie in one Paenibacillus durus ATCC 35681 genomic window:
- a CDS encoding acyl carrier protein encodes MFESIKEIIIKVKEDESLRNTLTPESDLINDVGLDSLQMINFILEVEDRFGVEIVYEDLDYNSLLSIERFIDFLNGMEKKIG; translated from the coding sequence ATGTTTGAGAGCATTAAAGAAATTATTATCAAAGTTAAAGAGGATGAAAGCTTACGAAATACTCTTACACCCGAAAGCGATTTGATTAATGATGTCGGCCTGGATTCGCTGCAAATGATTAACTTTATCCTGGAGGTCGAGGACCGGTTTGGGGTGGAGATCGTTTACGAGGATCTCGATTACAACAGTCTGCTGTCTATTGAGCGCTTCATCGATTTCCTGAACGGCATGGAGAAGAAGATTGGCTAG
- a CDS encoding radical SAM protein, giving the protein MQPKTTRKFDEQVFNDLKRTIMNMSRASRLRRADSRYAMDVPEDIGIKLNNGCNLRCKHCYEWNEDGFHREMTKEDQKKEIDIALVEKVLAFTREKKSKVYLWGGEPLYYSQFSQLAELLEQDQRTVTVCTNAVLLEQHLESLLKMGEGLVVLASLEGFEAENDAIRGKGTYQKVIQAVELLLELQRKGIFKGKVSISLTVNDAMIPKLFSFMQHFQEIGVDSVYFVYPWYISAESAADMDDLYRKELSWLNPAEPGSCSWHSFTYRISPENVEQLKEEVRRISEHTWSSRIRFMPALELDEIGDFVSGVQMTGMKRKECLAISTRMDVLPSGNVTPCKFFPELAVGNISEASAEEVWHGENYGKHRELLSCGLMPVCSRCGLLYHYGR; this is encoded by the coding sequence ATGCAGCCCAAAACAACGCGGAAATTCGATGAGCAGGTGTTCAACGATCTGAAACGAACGATTATGAACATGTCGCGGGCAAGCCGCTTGCGAAGAGCGGACAGCCGATATGCGATGGACGTCCCGGAGGATATCGGGATCAAGCTGAATAATGGCTGTAATTTGCGCTGCAAGCATTGCTATGAATGGAATGAAGACGGCTTCCACCGGGAGATGACCAAGGAGGATCAGAAGAAGGAAATTGATATCGCGCTTGTAGAGAAGGTGCTGGCATTTACCCGGGAAAAGAAATCGAAGGTGTACCTGTGGGGCGGCGAGCCGCTCTATTACAGCCAATTTTCGCAGCTGGCCGAGCTGCTCGAACAGGATCAGCGGACTGTTACGGTTTGTACGAACGCGGTCTTGCTGGAGCAGCATCTGGAATCGCTGCTCAAGATGGGCGAAGGGCTGGTCGTTCTGGCCAGCCTGGAAGGCTTCGAAGCGGAGAACGATGCGATCAGGGGCAAAGGGACCTATCAAAAGGTTATCCAGGCGGTAGAGCTGCTACTGGAGCTTCAAAGAAAGGGCATTTTCAAAGGCAAGGTCTCGATCAGCCTGACGGTGAACGATGCCATGATTCCGAAGCTGTTTTCTTTTATGCAGCATTTTCAGGAGATCGGCGTCGACTCCGTCTATTTCGTCTATCCCTGGTATATTTCCGCTGAGTCCGCGGCAGACATGGATGATTTGTACAGAAAGGAGCTCAGCTGGCTGAACCCGGCCGAGCCCGGAAGCTGCAGCTGGCATTCCTTCACCTACCGCATCTCACCGGAGAACGTAGAGCAGCTGAAGGAGGAGGTTCGCCGGATCTCGGAGCATACGTGGAGCAGCCGCATCCGGTTCATGCCTGCGCTGGAGCTTGACGAAATCGGTGATTTCGTGAGCGGGGTCCAGATGACGGGGATGAAGCGGAAAGAGTGCCTGGCCATCTCCACCCGGATGGATGTGCTGCCCAGCGGGAACGTAACGCCGTGCAAATTCTTTCCGGAGCTTGCCGTCGGCAACATCAGCGAAGCATCCGCCGAAGAGGTGTGGCACGGGGAGAATTACGGCAAGCACCGTGAGCTGCTGTCCTGCGGGTTGATGCCGGTCTGTTCCCGCTGCGGCCTGCTGTATCATTACGGACGGTAA
- a CDS encoding ATP-binding cassette domain-containing protein encodes MEEAIKVEQLAKSFTYYTKEVGVINSLKNLIHRKTLTKQAVKDITFSIGKGEMVAFLGPNGAGKTTTLKMLSGILHPTGGSLSVLGFKPYERKKEFKKRFAIVMGQKSQLWPDLPAAESILLNRYIYQVEEQTYKRTLDELVELLDVKHVLNVQVRRLSLGERMKMELIAALIHKPELLFLDEPTIGLDVVTQKRVREFLAHYNEHYKTTIILTSHYMKDVEDLCKRTLIINDGRLVFDGSLNQVHSTVNEIKIVKLKFSQSVEAFRLEPFGAVRQTDEFAATLEIAKELINPISRELLSLFPIEDITIEERPIEEVIVSLYNRTQPV; translated from the coding sequence TTGGAAGAAGCGATCAAGGTTGAGCAATTAGCCAAGAGCTTTACCTATTATACGAAGGAAGTCGGAGTGATAAACTCCCTCAAAAATCTGATCCACCGCAAAACCTTAACCAAGCAAGCGGTAAAGGACATCACCTTCTCCATCGGCAAGGGCGAAATGGTCGCCTTTCTCGGACCGAACGGTGCGGGCAAAACAACGACGTTAAAGATGCTCTCCGGCATCCTGCATCCGACTGGCGGCAGCCTTTCCGTGCTGGGGTTCAAGCCTTATGAGCGGAAAAAAGAGTTCAAGAAGCGTTTCGCGATCGTCATGGGCCAGAAAAGCCAGCTGTGGCCGGACCTGCCCGCGGCGGAATCGATTCTGCTGAACCGGTACATCTATCAGGTCGAGGAGCAGACCTACAAGCGGACGCTGGATGAGCTGGTCGAACTTCTGGATGTGAAGCATGTGCTGAATGTCCAGGTCCGGCGGCTGTCGCTGGGCGAGCGCATGAAGATGGAGCTGATCGCCGCGCTTATCCATAAGCCCGAGCTGCTATTTCTGGATGAGCCTACCATCGGGCTAGATGTCGTCACACAGAAGAGAGTCAGGGAGTTCTTGGCGCACTACAACGAACATTACAAGACAACGATTATTTTGACGAGCCACTATATGAAGGATGTTGAGGACTTGTGCAAAAGAACGCTGATTATCAACGACGGCCGGCTCGTCTTCGACGGCAGCTTGAATCAGGTGCACAGTACAGTGAATGAAATCAAGATTGTCAAGCTGAAATTCAGCCAATCCGTGGAAGCGTTCAGGCTTGAGCCGTTCGGGGCCGTTCGTCAGACGGACGAATTTGCGGCAACGCTGGAAATCGCCAAGGAACTGATTAACCCGATTTCAAGAGAGCTGCTGAGCCTGTTCCCGATCGAGGATATTACGATTGAAGAGAGGCCCATCGAGGAAGTGATCGTCTCTCTTTATAACAGGACGCAGCCCGTATGA
- a CDS encoding ABC transporter permease, with amino-acid sequence MSIYPKYIRVFKLGVQASMEYRLDFALSLISAFFPIMIQYYIWTAVYGRSGSGQFFGYTYGEMILYTIVAAIVTKIVTTNMDHVIASDIKDGALNKYLVQPASYFGLKLFTLLGQKLFFFTVMLAVLFVVIFYFGGRYGIHIPLVNIACFVAAMALSLILNFLISYTIAAIAFWLSEISYFFEMTGLLVIILSGGVFPIEVFGQAVSHLLNYLPFKYTIYFPSNVINGKLILSEITEGLLMQFFWIGVMFLVSKLVWRIGFKKYLGLGG; translated from the coding sequence ATGAGCATTTATCCGAAGTATATACGCGTCTTTAAGCTGGGCGTTCAGGCTTCGATGGAATATCGTCTTGACTTTGCCCTTTCCCTGATCAGCGCGTTCTTCCCGATCATGATCCAGTACTATATTTGGACGGCCGTCTACGGGCGGTCCGGCTCAGGGCAATTTTTCGGCTATACGTACGGAGAAATGATTCTGTATACCATTGTGGCGGCAATTGTAACCAAAATCGTGACAACCAATATGGATCATGTCATCGCATCGGACATCAAGGACGGGGCCCTGAATAAATATCTGGTGCAGCCGGCCAGCTACTTCGGGCTGAAGCTATTTACTTTGCTTGGGCAAAAGCTGTTCTTTTTCACGGTTATGCTGGCTGTTTTGTTTGTGGTCATCTTTTATTTTGGCGGGCGGTACGGCATCCATATCCCGCTTGTGAACATAGCGTGCTTTGTGGCGGCGATGGCCTTGTCGCTGATTTTGAACTTTCTCATTTCATACACGATTGCGGCAATCGCCTTCTGGCTGTCCGAAATCTCTTATTTCTTCGAAATGACCGGACTGCTTGTCATCATTTTGAGCGGTGGCGTGTTTCCGATTGAGGTGTTCGGCCAGGCGGTGAGTCATCTTCTGAACTATCTTCCGTTTAAGTACACGATTTATTTTCCGTCCAATGTGATCAATGGGAAGCTGATACTGAGTGAGATCACGGAAGGACTGCTGATGCAATTTTTTTGGATCGGCGTCATGTTCCTCGTTTCGAAGCTGGTGTGGCGGATCGGCTTTAAAAAGTATCTCGGTTTAGGGGGCTAA
- a CDS encoding ABC transporter permease: protein MKTRLGTLKTYGIIYLQFIKNCFIAQMEYRTNFILGIAVEIAYLLSKLLYVVVVYKSDLHIGDIPPDGILMFVGTYTMMTGLYSGLFFTNFVRISDYVRTGELDLLMVKPISLQFMVSLRYIDLGMPIPNLAAGITMVSIGWSALGIPVTAYHLFLFALYLLSALVITYCLMIIPAILSFWFVNTGGLAGIFYAIWDANNMPMPIYPRLIQRIGVYVLPFLVITNFAPLSVMERLDGGLMLWGAIVPILLLVCVRLIWRKAIKNYSSASG from the coding sequence TTGAAAACGCGGCTCGGCACGCTCAAAACCTATGGCATCATTTATTTACAGTTCATTAAAAACTGCTTCATCGCGCAAATGGAATACCGCACGAATTTTATACTCGGCATTGCGGTTGAAATCGCCTATCTGCTGTCCAAGCTGCTGTATGTCGTCGTCGTATATAAGAGCGATTTGCATATCGGCGATATACCGCCAGACGGGATTTTGATGTTCGTGGGTACGTATACGATGATGACGGGTCTTTATTCCGGCCTGTTCTTCACCAACTTCGTCCGTATTTCGGATTATGTGAGAACGGGGGAGCTGGATCTGCTCATGGTGAAGCCAATCTCCCTGCAGTTTATGGTCTCGCTCCGTTATATCGATTTGGGCATGCCGATTCCCAATCTCGCCGCAGGCATCACGATGGTTTCCATAGGCTGGAGCGCGCTCGGCATTCCCGTTACCGCGTACCATCTGTTCTTGTTTGCCCTGTATCTTCTGTCCGCTTTGGTCATTACTTACTGCCTGATGATCATTCCGGCCATTCTGTCCTTTTGGTTCGTTAACACCGGGGGGCTTGCGGGCATATTTTATGCGATTTGGGACGCCAACAACATGCCTATGCCGATATACCCGCGGCTGATTCAGAGAATCGGCGTTTACGTGCTGCCTTTTCTGGTGATTACAAATTTTGCTCCGCTTAGCGTCATGGAGAGGCTGGACGGCGGTCTTATGCTGTGGGGCGCGATCGTCCCGATCCTTCTGTTGGTGTGCGTCCGTTTGATTTGGAGAAAGGCGATCAAAAATTATAGCAGCGCAAGCGGCTAA
- a CDS encoding methyltransferase domain-containing protein yields MNTTWPLSGITLVCTECKNALHEAEGRLICRTCGLEYAQENGVASMLIDRPAAEELAEGVARKEEIIGMFDSINRSLDEKRLSRFSTFINWGYAADENGPSGGPLGINQSSIRLLREIIGGLDVSGRDLLEIGCGRGGNVNELCKSYGAGSVVGIDLTPSNIYFCQGNNRYKQAYYCIGDAEQLPVRTESCDYVLNVESSHLYPHIELFFEETYRVLKPGGTFMYADIMSASDLPRYEAQWQRLGFRTAFIRDITGNVLQSGDESLGSRRQALEGSFEGDERVMEWLEAPGTQNHKDMVTGSRVFKIIHLVKDASGIEGAASHA; encoded by the coding sequence ATGAACACAACTTGGCCATTGTCAGGCATCACCCTGGTATGCACCGAGTGCAAGAATGCTCTGCATGAAGCGGAAGGACGATTGATCTGCAGGACTTGCGGCCTCGAATACGCACAGGAAAATGGAGTAGCGAGCATGTTAATCGACCGCCCCGCTGCGGAAGAGCTTGCGGAGGGCGTGGCGCGGAAGGAAGAGATCATCGGCATGTTCGATTCGATTAACCGGTCGCTTGATGAGAAACGGCTGTCCAGATTTTCCACCTTTATCAACTGGGGGTATGCCGCTGACGAGAACGGACCATCGGGCGGGCCTCTGGGTATTAATCAAAGCAGTATCCGTCTGCTCCGCGAAATCATTGGCGGGCTGGATGTTTCAGGAAGGGATCTTCTCGAAATCGGCTGCGGACGGGGAGGCAATGTGAACGAGCTGTGCAAAAGCTATGGGGCCGGCAGCGTAGTCGGCATTGATCTGACCCCGTCCAATATTTATTTTTGCCAGGGAAACAACCGGTATAAACAAGCCTACTATTGTATCGGCGACGCAGAGCAGCTGCCTGTTCGTACAGAAAGCTGCGACTATGTGCTGAACGTCGAGTCCTCGCATTTGTACCCGCATATCGAGCTGTTTTTTGAAGAGACCTATCGTGTATTAAAGCCCGGCGGGACGTTCATGTATGCGGATATTATGAGCGCTTCCGACCTGCCGCGCTATGAAGCGCAGTGGCAAAGACTTGGCTTCCGCACCGCATTTATCCGGGACATTACCGGCAATGTATTGCAATCGGGAGACGAGTCGCTGGGCAGCCGCCGGCAGGCGCTTGAAGGCTCCTTTGAAGGCGATGAACGGGTTATGGAATGGCTGGAGGCGCCCGGCACGCAAAATCACAAGGATATGGTCACAGGCAGCAGGGTGTTTAAAATCATCCATCTCGTGAAAGATGCTTCCGGCATCGAAGGTGCGGCAAGCCATGCCTAA
- a CDS encoding methyltransferase domain-containing protein has protein sequence MSSARPITGMNWACPRCKQTLKKRESSFDCTSCGASYPVQGGSIPHLLPESSAQETMEQKEQKAAVKEMFTSFNRALEDNGVSRFSTFINWGYAEPGDENGGASLPRGVNHQSLRLLQEILNGVDVQGKDVLEIACGRGGNVRALCKSYGPRTVAGLDLTEANIAFCLASNRYEQASFCVGDAEELPIPDASCDIVLNIESSDLYPRINRFYDEVFRVLKAGGVFVYADDLDALKFEEGERYLLELGFEVSLSRDISEQVLLASDLARGSRLAALGDTLGKENAVWETMGVPGTPIYDDMRTGKRRYKILHLAKKA, from the coding sequence GTGAGCAGTGCTCGGCCAATCACTGGCATGAACTGGGCATGTCCGAGGTGCAAGCAAACACTGAAGAAAAGGGAGTCCTCATTCGACTGTACGTCATGCGGGGCAAGCTACCCCGTGCAGGGCGGTTCCATTCCACACCTGCTGCCTGAGAGCAGCGCTCAGGAAACGATGGAGCAAAAGGAGCAGAAGGCGGCGGTTAAGGAGATGTTTACGTCGTTTAACCGGGCCTTGGAGGATAACGGGGTGTCGCGCTTCTCCACATTTATCAATTGGGGGTATGCCGAGCCTGGCGATGAGAACGGCGGGGCAAGCCTGCCGAGAGGAGTCAATCATCAATCGCTGCGGCTTCTGCAGGAGATCCTGAACGGAGTCGATGTGCAGGGGAAGGACGTGCTGGAGATCGCCTGCGGCAGAGGCGGCAACGTACGGGCACTCTGCAAAAGCTATGGGCCGCGCACCGTTGCGGGACTTGATTTAACGGAAGCGAATATCGCTTTCTGTCTGGCAAGCAACCGGTATGAACAGGCTTCGTTCTGCGTCGGCGACGCGGAGGAGCTGCCCATCCCTGATGCGAGCTGCGATATAGTGCTGAATATCGAATCCTCGGATCTTTATCCCCGGATCAACCGTTTCTATGATGAGGTATTCCGCGTGCTGAAGGCGGGAGGCGTATTCGTATATGCGGATGATCTGGATGCGCTAAAGTTCGAGGAAGGCGAACGGTATTTGCTTGAGCTGGGCTTTGAAGTGTCGCTATCCCGCGATATCTCCGAGCAGGTTCTGCTGGCAAGCGATTTGGCCAGAGGCAGCCGTCTCGCGGCGCTAGGCGATACTCTCGGCAAGGAGAACGCCGTATGGGAAACGATGGGCGTTCCCGGAACGCCGATTTACGATGATATGCGTACGGGAAAGCGCAGGTACAAAATTCTGCACCTGGCGAAGAAGGCGTGA
- a CDS encoding 3-oxoacyl-[acyl-carrier-protein] synthase III C-terminal domain-containing protein produces the protein MTAPYLTITDTSVYIPSFRASVDQVIQEINEDGVSFRLSAAEYRDSGFEYVPIERNESLEQMIYEACAPVLSRARRDGIRLSAIFLACVTSAGVEAQSLFSRLLREFDYDTTPVIQLEEYGCSTIHLSLYLTKAYFAGEGRSGDAVLFVAADKANISQHRSDTYMLYGDAASAALYQRSAAEGQQTLSTELKVDGLVYDDCPERVKMYFSTFYLAVRQVVKQVLREAGMSMNEIRLIFCSNLGLRTWSTLARAIGCPLDKFYASTLKDAGHLHNTDILLNVNDAIRNGALNKGDFYLTVTVGFGGYYGCSLHKYE, from the coding sequence ATGACGGCTCCCTATTTGACCATTACGGATACCAGTGTATATATTCCTTCATTCCGGGCTTCTGTCGATCAGGTCATCCAGGAAATAAACGAAGACGGCGTTTCGTTCCGTTTAAGCGCAGCGGAATACAGAGACAGCGGCTTTGAGTATGTCCCCATCGAGCGGAATGAAAGTCTGGAGCAAATGATTTATGAAGCATGCGCTCCGGTTTTAAGCCGGGCAAGGCGGGATGGAATACGGCTTTCGGCTATTTTCTTAGCGTGTGTCACGAGCGCCGGAGTAGAGGCGCAGAGCTTGTTCTCCAGGCTGCTGCGCGAGTTTGACTATGATACAACGCCGGTCATTCAGCTGGAGGAATACGGCTGCTCTACCATTCATTTGTCGCTTTATTTAACGAAGGCTTATTTCGCCGGTGAAGGCCGCAGCGGCGACGCTGTATTGTTTGTTGCGGCGGATAAAGCGAACATTTCGCAGCACCGCAGCGATACCTATATGCTCTATGGGGATGCGGCCAGTGCTGCTCTATACCAAAGGTCTGCGGCCGAAGGCCAGCAGACTCTATCTACCGAGCTCAAAGTAGACGGTTTGGTATATGATGATTGTCCCGAACGAGTTAAAATGTACTTTTCAACCTTTTACTTGGCCGTTCGTCAGGTTGTGAAGCAGGTGCTGCGGGAAGCGGGAATGAGTATGAATGAGATCCGCCTTATTTTTTGCTCGAACCTGGGACTACGCACCTGGAGTACTCTTGCCCGGGCGATCGGCTGTCCATTGGATAAATTTTACGCCTCAACGCTTAAAGATGCGGGGCATCTTCATAATACGGACATTCTGCTCAACGTGAATGATGCGATCAGGAACGGTGCGTTGAACAAAGGCGACTTCTATTTGACGGTGACCGTAGGCTTCGGAGGTTATTACGGCTGTTCCTTGCACAAATATGAGTAA
- a CDS encoding YdeI/OmpD-associated family protein: MTNSRMNPKVDEFLSKAEKWQEEFEKLRMIILDCQLTEELKWGVPCYTFQNKNIVLIHGFKEYCALLFMKGALLKDAHGILIQQTENVQAARQIRFTSVQEIVAMEPILKAYIDEAIEVEKAGLEVNFKKNTEYTIPEEFQNKLDEIPALKTAFEALTPGRQRAYLLYFSEPKQSKTRESRVEKYMQQILGGKGLND, from the coding sequence ATGACAAATAGCAGAATGAATCCTAAGGTTGATGAATTTTTAAGTAAAGCCGAAAAGTGGCAGGAAGAATTTGAGAAATTGAGAATGATCATTCTTGACTGTCAGCTGACCGAAGAGTTGAAGTGGGGTGTTCCCTGTTACACGTTTCAGAACAAAAACATCGTTTTGATACATGGATTTAAAGAATACTGTGCGCTGCTGTTTATGAAAGGGGCCTTGTTAAAGGATGCCCATGGTATTCTTATCCAACAAACGGAGAATGTACAGGCGGCGCGGCAGATTCGGTTCACCAGTGTTCAAGAAATCGTTGCAATGGAACCCATCTTGAAAGCCTATATTGATGAAGCCATTGAAGTTGAAAAAGCCGGTTTGGAAGTAAATTTTAAAAAGAATACAGAATACACAATTCCTGAAGAATTTCAAAATAAACTCGATGAAATCCCTGCATTGAAAACTGCTTTTGAAGCCTTGACGCCCGGACGGCAAAGAGCATACCTTCTTTATTTTTCCGAACCCAAACAATCCAAAACTCGAGAGTCAAGGGTTGAAAAATATATGCAGCAAATTCTGGGTGGAAAGGGATTAAATGATTAG
- a CDS encoding macrolide family glycosyltransferase, which yields MMNILMVNFPAEGHVNPTLGIVKAFADRGDHVHYITTEKFKERLEGVGAIVHLHTDLLRKASINPFTSSGMNAFINIHIQTALDILEITKRLSETINFDFVFYDKFCAGELVRDFLNIPSVSSSASFLMPEKEFINILGPDSFQPDENAERLLGQMKEKFAVLPKNMLQFMNNTGDLNIVYTSRYFQPDNELFGENYIFIGPSFPQRKTINHFPLDLLKDKKVLYISMGTVLDHVEQFFNTCIDAFSDFEGKVVIAAGEKADFTKIKQAPENFIISPYVPQLEVLNVSDVIVTHGGMNSVNEAIHYNVPLVVIPHDKDQPMVAQRLTELGAGYRLSKDNIDAHSLRKAVNEVLTNSEYKEAISQINDSFHMSGGPEKAIGVIDSFLKKA from the coding sequence ATGATGAACATTTTAATGGTTAATTTTCCTGCCGAGGGACATGTAAACCCTACTCTGGGTATTGTAAAAGCATTTGCGGATCGGGGGGATCACGTCCACTATATTACCACTGAAAAATTTAAGGAACGGCTTGAAGGAGTTGGCGCGATCGTACATCTTCATACTGATCTACTTAGAAAAGCATCCATAAATCCTTTTACTTCATCGGGAATGAACGCATTTATAAATATCCATATTCAAACAGCATTGGATATACTTGAAATTACTAAGCGGTTATCGGAAACCATTAACTTTGACTTTGTTTTTTATGATAAATTTTGTGCAGGGGAGTTAGTGAGGGATTTTTTAAATATTCCAAGTGTCTCTTCATCCGCATCATTCTTAATGCCTGAGAAAGAATTCATAAATATTCTCGGCCCTGATTCATTCCAGCCTGACGAGAATGCGGAAAGATTACTTGGTCAAATGAAGGAAAAATTCGCTGTTTTACCCAAGAACATGCTTCAATTCATGAATAACACGGGTGATTTAAATATTGTTTACACAAGCCGATATTTCCAGCCTGACAATGAGCTTTTTGGGGAAAATTATATTTTTATTGGTCCGAGCTTTCCGCAAAGGAAGACAATCAATCACTTCCCTCTTGATTTATTAAAAGATAAAAAAGTGCTTTATATTTCTATGGGAACCGTTTTGGATCATGTGGAACAATTCTTCAATACTTGTATTGATGCTTTTTCTGATTTTGAGGGGAAAGTTGTGATCGCAGCCGGAGAGAAAGCTGATTTTACTAAAATCAAGCAAGCACCTGAAAACTTTATTATTTCTCCATATGTGCCTCAATTAGAAGTGTTAAACGTATCTGACGTTATTGTTACGCACGGTGGAATGAACAGTGTTAATGAAGCTATTCATTACAATGTACCTTTAGTTGTGATCCCCCATGACAAGGACCAACCCATGGTGGCGCAGCGATTGACTGAGCTTGGAGCGGGTTACAGGTTATCAAAAGATAATATTGACGCGCACTCTTTAAGAAAAGCCGTAAACGAGGTCCTTACGAATAGCGAGTATAAAGAGGCGATATCACAAATCAATGATAGTTTCCATATGTCCGGCGGACCGGAAAAAGCCATTGGCGTGATTGATTCTTTTTTGAAAAAAGCCTGA
- a CDS encoding class F sortase, which translates to MKRIKTSTLLLLVLVLLLTSGCQRTETIETKSDRPAPSSKIISSKTETKLEKKPIAIIPNRLWIPSIGLMAPVKPVGLLKNGQLEVPKSSEVAGVFIEGVLPGQPGNAIIAGHVDNYKGPAIFYPLKKLKPEDPVLLSDEVGNYLVFRVVAVESYPTAKAPLEKIFGDTNQSQLNLITCTGKYNRKKKEHEKRLVVYTRLIK; encoded by the coding sequence ATGAAAAGAATAAAAACCTCTACGCTCTTGCTTCTTGTTCTTGTCTTATTATTGACGTCAGGATGTCAAAGGACAGAAACAATCGAAACGAAGAGTGATCGGCCAGCACCTTCTTCAAAAATAATTTCTTCGAAAACGGAAACGAAACTGGAAAAAAAGCCAATTGCCATCATTCCGAACCGCTTATGGATTCCATCTATTGGGCTAATGGCCCCGGTCAAACCTGTCGGGCTGCTAAAGAATGGGCAGTTGGAAGTTCCTAAGTCCAGTGAAGTGGCAGGGGTATTTATAGAAGGTGTACTGCCTGGACAACCGGGAAACGCGATTATAGCTGGGCATGTGGACAATTATAAAGGGCCGGCTATTTTTTACCCGCTTAAAAAGCTAAAACCCGAAGACCCTGTGCTTCTTTCAGATGAGGTAGGAAATTATCTTGTATTCAGAGTTGTAGCAGTGGAATCCTATCCGACAGCTAAGGCCCCTTTGGAGAAAATCTTCGGGGATACGAATCAAAGCCAATTAAATTTAATTACTTGCACAGGTAAGTACAACCGGAAAAAGAAAGAGCATGAAAAAAGATTAGTCGTTTACACGCGATTGATAAAATAA
- a CDS encoding amidase domain-containing protein has translation MQRTLHMCLVIAIFLLLFGAEPVSGAENSETEVREFLTQLFAARSEFVTNMPSGLEKYYDQKYGSSRHAYRVEANRNTYLHAWGEHRGIHFVDSQSRIRITRIRIEGDTAQVTLTHSQKLSYMYANKILPTQWFGLGTWHTLTLKKNKGEWIVLKEWYLDPLNENPKHIPGTPEETEAFPAKKEEIQDGKKYKRQKAVAYANKYAGSAWGAGNKGRYNPKYLNYNGKGGDCTNFASQVVGDQEEGGALKMSGPWRYYYSSGGNSTWVQTDSFKNFIVHSGYGRVIAQGGFSDLVKFTRQNPDGAFAKLFPGDLIAHVINNDVDHFSIVTGFDDNGYPLVNSHTADRFRAPFDLGWDKKTKYILIHIND, from the coding sequence ATGCAAAGAACGCTGCACATGTGCTTAGTTATAGCGATTTTTCTGCTGTTGTTTGGAGCTGAACCTGTATCGGGTGCTGAGAATTCGGAGACAGAGGTAAGGGAATTTCTAACTCAGTTATTTGCTGCCCGATCTGAATTTGTAACGAACATGCCATCCGGGCTTGAGAAGTATTATGATCAGAAATACGGTTCAAGCCGTCATGCTTACCGGGTTGAAGCTAACAGAAATACATATCTTCATGCATGGGGAGAGCATAGAGGCATTCACTTTGTGGATTCCCAAAGCCGAATCCGGATTACACGAATCCGAATCGAAGGGGATACTGCCCAAGTTACGCTCACCCATTCCCAAAAACTAAGTTATATGTACGCAAATAAAATTTTGCCAACGCAATGGTTCGGTCTGGGAACATGGCATACCCTTACTTTGAAAAAAAATAAAGGGGAATGGATCGTTTTAAAAGAGTGGTACTTAGATCCGCTGAACGAAAATCCAAAGCATATACCGGGAACCCCAGAAGAAACGGAGGCTTTTCCTGCCAAGAAAGAGGAAATCCAGGACGGAAAAAAATATAAGCGGCAGAAAGCAGTGGCTTATGCGAATAAATATGCGGGCTCAGCCTGGGGGGCCGGAAATAAAGGGCGTTACAATCCAAAATATTTAAATTATAACGGCAAGGGTGGGGACTGTACGAATTTTGCTTCTCAAGTCGTTGGCGATCAGGAGGAAGGCGGGGCGCTTAAGATGTCAGGCCCTTGGCGGTATTATTATTCATCAGGAGGCAACAGCACTTGGGTACAGACAGATTCATTCAAGAACTTTATTGTTCACTCCGGATACGGCAGGGTTATTGCGCAAGGGGGATTTTCAGATCTTGTAAAGTTTACCCGCCAAAATCCGGATGGTGCTTTTGCCAAACTGTTCCCAGGGGATCTAATTGCCCACGTTATTAATAATGACGTCGATCACTTTTCGATTGTAACGGGGTTTGACGACAATGGCTATCCGCTTGTGAACTCTCATACTGCAGACCGCTTTAGGGCGCCGTTTGATTTGGGTTGGGATAAAAAAACAAAATACATTCTGATCCATATCAACGATTAA